A window of the Gossypium arboreum isolate Shixiya-1 chromosome 2, ASM2569848v2, whole genome shotgun sequence genome harbors these coding sequences:
- the LOC108466274 gene encoding uncharacterized protein LOC108466274 codes for MGIVKFDDPIKPNVAGNPLPSHSDNGVNAINESGGRRTKMDVSEVKTPMRWVWKKMVEEGLLIQGLEEKPEGGKYYCEFYDEEGHEIQKCNEFRALVQRLIENKEIEFFEYTEGPKGEDVCTSEQWPTNIVRGVNHPVVIISRPRVNEVGVPIAPKVIIQKPITFPYKDSKRVPWNYNCNVTIPGRENPVGTSEKGQDKGFYTCSGRRYTSNTKAESAKGKSMVIEQEKEKTTRPESPVNEPVTEKEAKEFLKFLKHSEYSVVDQLHKQPARISVLALLSSSETHRSALMKVLNETYVADDISVKKLDRLVNNISADNFVFFNNDKIPPGGMRSTKALHITTRCKGYTLPGVLIDNGSALNVMPLSTLNRLPVDNSHMKTCQNVVRAFDGTERKVMGRIEIPLLIGPNTYNVDFLVIDIKPSYNYLLGRPWIHSAGAVPSSLHQKLKLVTEGRLVTINAEEDIIASVTNDAPYIGADDGAIECSFRSLEFVNATFIVEGNKIPMPKISKATRMGLRLTVGK; via the coding sequence ATGGGCATTGTGAAGTTCGATGATCCCATAAAACCTAATGTGGCGGGAAACCCGTTACCCAGTCATTCAGACAATGGGGTAAACGCGATAAACGAAAGTGGAGGAAGGAGAACTAAAATGGACGTATCGGAGGTAAAGACCCCGATGAGATgggtttggaagaaaatggtggaagaAGGTTTACTTATACAAGGTTTAGAGGAGAAGCCTGAAGGAGGGAAGTACTATTGTGAATTCTACGATGAGGAAGGGCATGAGATCCAAAAGTGCAATGAATTCAGGGCTCTGGTACAGAGATTGATAGAAAATAAAGAGATCGAATTCTTTGAGTACACCGAGGGCCCGAAGGGAGAAGATGTGTGCACGTCAGAGCAATGGCCGACCAACATTGTCCGAGGGGTCAATCATCCGGTCGTAATTATATCCCGACCAAGAGTCAATGAAGTCGGAGTACCAATTGCGCCAAAGGTCATAATTCAAAAACCCATtactttcccttataaggatagcAAAAGGGTTCCTTGGAATTACAACTGCAACGTAACGATTCCGGGAAGGGAGAATCCAGTTGGCACTTCGGAGAAAGGTCAAGACAAGGGTTTCTATACATGCAGCGGAAGGCGTTATACTTCGAACACAAAGGCAGAATCAGCTAAAGGAAAATCTATGGTCATTgaacaagaaaaggaaaagacGACCAGACCTGAATCACCCGTCAATGAGCCTGTAACTGAAAAAGAGGCTaaagaattcttaaaattcttaaaacacAGCGAGTACAGCGTTGTGGACCAATTGCACAAACAACCAGCTCGCATATCCGTACTAGCCTTGCTCTCGAGTTCAGAAACTCACCGAAGTGCATTGATGaaggttttaaatgaaacatatgttgcGGATGACATCTCTGTCAAAAAACTCGATCGTCTGGTTAATAACATCAGCGCggataattttgttttctttaataatgataaaataccaCCGGGAGGCATGAGATCTACAAAGGCCCTACACATTACCACTCGCTGCAAAGGATACACATTGCCAGGGGTATTGATTGATAATGGATCAGCATTGAATGTCATGCCCTTGTCCACGTTAAATAGGTTGCCAGTGGATAactctcacatgaagacatgtcaaaacGTCGTGAGAGCATTCGACGGTACGGAAAGAAAAGTGATGGGAAGGATCGAGATACCTCTCTTGATTGGCCCAAATACATACAATGTGGACTTCTTGGTAATAGACATCAAGCCATCATACAATTACCTGTTGGGGAGACCGTGGATTCACTCGGCGGGGGCAGTGCCGTCATCCCTACACCAAAAGTTAAAGTTGGTAACTGAGGGCAGGTTGGTAACGATAAACGCGGAGGAAGATATTATTGCATCCGTCACCAATGACGCACCGTACATAGGTGCGGATGATGGGGCgatagaatgttcctttcgatcgctAGAATTCGTCAATGCTACATTCATTGTCGAAGGAAACAAGATCCCGATGCCCAAAATATCCAAAGCTACGAGGATGGGCCTGCGATTGACAGTCGGCAAATGA